A stretch of Bacteroidota bacterium DNA encodes these proteins:
- a CDS encoding type II toxin-antitoxin system ParD family antitoxin, with product ENKTIALKNAIQEGVESGLAIDFNPNTHLKELKAKKEQNG from the coding sequence AGAAAATAAAACTATTGCTTTAAAAAATGCAATTCAAGAAGGTGTTGAAAGTGGATTAGCTATTGACTTCAATCCAAATACACATCTGAAAGAATTAAAAGCAAAAAAAGAACAGAATGGCTAA